From Synoicihabitans lomoniglobus, the proteins below share one genomic window:
- the tmk gene encoding dTMP kinase encodes MPAKETPLGKLISFEGAEGSGKSTQIARLAKRLAKHKHDVLSVREPGGTEIGEQVRNIIVHNSSGDEMCAETELLLFAAARAQLVREVIAPALLKGTIVLSDRFMDSSTVYQGIARNLAADPVSMINTFAVGEVMPALTVVLDVPPSVSKKRIRQRASDVPDRMERENIDFFTKVRNGYLLLAKSLPDRIVVIKGTLSELEIEREIWKVVKKTIA; translated from the coding sequence ATGCCCGCAAAAGAAACTCCTCTGGGTAAACTGATCTCCTTCGAAGGCGCCGAAGGCAGTGGGAAATCCACCCAGATCGCCCGACTCGCCAAGCGTCTCGCCAAACACAAACACGACGTCCTCAGCGTCCGCGAACCCGGTGGCACCGAGATCGGTGAACAGGTGCGCAACATCATCGTGCACAATTCCAGTGGCGACGAGATGTGTGCCGAGACGGAGTTGCTGCTTTTCGCCGCCGCCCGCGCCCAGCTCGTGCGCGAGGTCATCGCGCCGGCGCTCCTGAAAGGCACCATTGTGCTCAGCGACCGTTTCATGGACTCGTCCACGGTTTATCAAGGCATTGCCCGCAATCTCGCCGCTGATCCCGTGAGCATGATCAATACTTTCGCCGTCGGCGAAGTCATGCCGGCGCTCACCGTCGTGCTCGACGTGCCCCCCAGCGTATCCAAAAAACGCATCCGCCAGCGCGCCTCCGATGTGCCTGATCGCATGGAGCGCGAGAACATCGATTTCTTCACCAAAGTCCGCAACGGCTACCTGCTGCTCGCGAAGAGCCTGCCCGATCGCATCGTCGTCATCAAAGGCACCTTGTCGGAGTTGGAGATCGAACGCGAAATCTGGAAGGTCGTCAAAAAGACGATCGCCTGA
- a CDS encoding PfkB family carbohydrate kinase: MDFRQATLDELRQNSAGLEGKLAVVGLDGFVDTIVTPVALRSGQGDDFEAIPTIKDFGERIVGAAGKSTNLELYPRMDKLGGNGPIMATALLQHGFALKYIGSLGRFAIHPVFQEMASRSEIVSLSDPATTIAVEFDDGKLMLGQMRSLDEVTFERMVEKMGMPALEQAFGAADLVALVNWTMIPGMSEIFRELVETVLPKLPARDRVFFFDLADPEKRSEADLLAALELIGRFGAFGQVTLGLNLKEAQRVHRTIGFHALPEDEAGLRQIAADIREKLNYATVVVHPKESAACATAEGTYWIPGPYVKKPLITTGAGDHFNAGFSTGQLLGLSPQACLTTGVCTSGHYVRTAQSPTLADLESFLANWS, encoded by the coding sequence ATGGACTTCCGCCAAGCCACTCTCGACGAATTACGCCAAAACTCCGCCGGCCTCGAAGGCAAACTTGCCGTCGTGGGTCTCGATGGGTTCGTCGACACCATCGTCACGCCCGTCGCCCTCCGCTCCGGCCAGGGCGACGATTTCGAAGCCATACCCACGATCAAGGATTTCGGTGAACGCATCGTGGGCGCCGCCGGCAAGAGCACGAACCTCGAGCTGTATCCGCGCATGGACAAGCTCGGCGGCAACGGCCCCATCATGGCCACGGCCCTGCTCCAGCACGGTTTCGCCCTCAAATACATCGGCTCGCTGGGTCGTTTCGCCATCCATCCGGTGTTTCAGGAAATGGCGAGTCGCTCGGAGATCGTTTCGCTGAGCGATCCCGCCACGACGATCGCGGTCGAGTTCGATGACGGGAAGCTGATGCTCGGCCAGATGCGCAGCCTGGATGAGGTGACGTTTGAGCGCATGGTTGAAAAAATGGGCATGCCCGCGTTGGAGCAGGCTTTCGGTGCAGCCGATTTGGTAGCGTTGGTCAACTGGACGATGATCCCGGGCATGAGCGAAATCTTCCGCGAACTCGTGGAGACCGTTTTACCCAAACTCCCCGCGCGTGATCGCGTGTTCTTTTTCGATTTGGCCGATCCCGAGAAACGGTCCGAGGCTGACTTGCTCGCCGCGCTGGAATTGATCGGTCGCTTCGGCGCCTTTGGCCAAGTCACGCTCGGCCTGAATCTCAAGGAAGCGCAGCGCGTGCATCGCACCATCGGTTTTCACGCCTTGCCCGAGGACGAAGCCGGCCTGCGCCAGATCGCCGCCGACATCCGCGAAAAGCTCAATTACGCCACGGTCGTGGTGCACCCGAAGGAATCCGCCGCGTGCGCCACCGCCGAAGGCACTTACTGGATTCCCGGACCTTACGTAAAGAAACCGCTCATCACCACCGGGGCCGGCGATCACTTCAATGCGGGCTTTTCCACCGGACAACTGCTCGGCCTGAGCCCGCAGGCTTGTCTGACCACGGGCGTGTGCACCAGCGGTCACTACGTGCGCACTGCCCAGAGCCCCACCCTCGCTGACCTCGAAAGCTTCCTCGCCAACTGGTCCTGA
- a CDS encoding MotA/TolQ/ExbB proton channel family protein gives MITPIFAVTNVIQSFLSSGLVGQVITIGLVIFSFIAWSIMIDKHMELKRLRLLNLSFEQRLRGERTLLDAPEAFRERRAIPYGDLFSDALDAYWRAASIGQDKGVDTSRFRLEHTENALQRALARQVLRYESNMVFLATIVSGAPFMGLLGTVWGVMDAFSAVSVQQTASIQTLAPGVSAALLTTIAGLVVAIPSVFGYNFLFASTKRLITEIENYASSLADRIELESS, from the coding sequence GTGATCACCCCCATTTTCGCCGTCACCAACGTCATCCAATCCTTCCTCAGCTCCGGGCTGGTGGGGCAGGTCATCACCATCGGGTTGGTGATTTTCAGTTTCATCGCATGGTCGATCATGATCGACAAACACATGGAGCTCAAACGGCTGCGGTTGTTGAATCTCAGCTTCGAACAACGCCTGCGAGGCGAACGCACCTTGCTCGACGCCCCCGAAGCCTTTCGCGAACGGCGCGCCATTCCCTACGGCGACTTGTTTTCCGATGCTCTCGATGCCTACTGGCGAGCCGCCTCGATCGGACAAGACAAGGGTGTCGACACCTCCCGCTTTCGTCTCGAGCACACTGAAAACGCGCTGCAACGCGCACTCGCCCGGCAAGTGCTGCGCTACGAGTCCAACATGGTGTTTCTCGCCACCATCGTCTCCGGCGCGCCGTTCATGGGTCTGCTCGGCACGGTGTGGGGCGTGATGGACGCTTTCAGCGCGGTGTCGGTGCAACAAACCGCCAGCATCCAAACGCTCGCTCCCGGCGTGTCGGCGGCGTTGCTCACCACCATTGCCGGTCTGGTCGTGGCCATTCCGTCGGTCTTCGGCTACAACTTTCTCTTCGCCAGCACGAAGCGGCTGATCACGGAAATCGAGAACTACGCGAGTTCACTGGCCGACCGCATCGAACTCGAATCCAGCTAA
- a CDS encoding ExbD/TolR family protein: protein MARNFRRQRQSAPISELNVTNLIDLGFTLLIIFMIATPLINQEQTIPVDLPVESRSDQANPDPDTQFETITIRAGGTVDLAGTAIAMAGLKVALAPYAEQTKPPVFRIRMDADSTAQQFITVMDALKSQNLSRITFDTQVTDQ, encoded by the coding sequence ATGGCCCGCAACTTTCGCCGTCAACGTCAGTCCGCTCCGATCTCGGAGCTCAACGTGACCAACCTGATCGATCTGGGGTTCACGTTGTTGATCATCTTTATGATCGCAACGCCGTTGATCAATCAGGAGCAAACCATCCCGGTCGATCTGCCGGTCGAGTCGCGCAGTGATCAAGCGAACCCGGATCCCGACACGCAGTTCGAAACCATCACCATTCGCGCAGGCGGCACGGTCGATCTGGCCGGCACGGCGATCGCCATGGCCGGCCTGAAAGTGGCGCTCGCACCTTACGCGGAACAAACCAAGCCGCCGGTGTTTCGTATCCGGATGGACGCCGATTCCACCGCGCAGCAATTCATCACCGTAATGGACGCGTTGAAATCGCAGAATCTTTCCCGCATCACCTTCGATACGCAGGTTACCGACCAATAA
- a CDS encoding TonB family protein, which translates to MTSSATATSTSLRPGATGLSAALHIGALVGLLVMAWWSQRTEDEPDKMFELVPDPGDNYAATEAPSTPAPEPAVSLTLPAPQPRPTPPRPQPTPQPAPQPAPQPVVVKKAPPKIEKAPEKPAVKIEPVREQVSFDDFKSEHGQPKAQPVRNTPKPITAKTINVDQVLDRSTSRVTEGAGGTAMTSNEIDMSRRYVALIIQRIRQSMEAAGITELREAGVQFSVSLSGAITDAHITRSSGSGSFDRAVLAAFKSIRPVGSPPTRRAEVFKTVIRLSE; encoded by the coding sequence ATGACCAGTTCCGCCACCGCCACCTCCACTTCGCTGCGACCCGGCGCCACGGGACTGTCGGCGGCGTTGCACATCGGAGCGTTGGTGGGTTTGCTGGTTATGGCATGGTGGTCACAGCGCACGGAGGACGAACCCGACAAAATGTTCGAACTGGTGCCAGATCCGGGCGACAACTACGCCGCCACCGAAGCCCCCTCGACCCCTGCGCCGGAACCGGCCGTCTCGTTGACCTTGCCCGCGCCACAACCTCGACCCACGCCACCGCGGCCGCAGCCTACTCCCCAACCTGCGCCGCAGCCCGCCCCGCAACCCGTGGTAGTAAAAAAGGCGCCACCCAAGATCGAAAAAGCACCGGAGAAACCGGCGGTCAAAATCGAGCCGGTTCGGGAACAGGTTTCTTTTGACGACTTCAAGTCGGAGCATGGTCAACCCAAGGCCCAGCCTGTGCGCAACACCCCGAAACCGATTACGGCCAAAACCATCAACGTCGACCAGGTGCTCGACCGGTCCACCAGCCGGGTGACCGAAGGCGCCGGGGGCACCGCCATGACGTCGAACGAAATCGATATGTCGAGGCGTTACGTGGCACTCATCATCCAACGGATTCGCCAGTCCATGGAAGCGGCCGGCATCACCGAGCTACGCGAAGCCGGGGTGCAATTCAGCGTGAGTCTCTCGGGGGCCATCACCGACGCCCATATCACGCGGTCATCCGGCAGCGGATCGTTTGACCGTGCTGTTCTGGCGGCTTTCAAGTCCATCCGTCCCGTCGGAAGCCCCCCGACTCGCCGCGCCGAAGTATTCAAGACGGTCATCAGGCTCAGCGAGTAA